In Candidatus Nitrosotenuis uzonensis, one DNA window encodes the following:
- a CDS encoding DoxX family protein yields MGTTIKENILYYITHWGIRASIGAIFIFHSIKKFDPSWQTWLVSNDLPAELQMPIALAEFLGGIFLISGIFTRITGAIFSVILLVPIFKIKGLDKFAGGSFTG; encoded by the coding sequence ATGGGTACAACAATTAAAGAAAATATACTGTATTACATAACTCATTGGGGAATACGTGCATCAATAGGAGCAATTTTCATTTTTCATAGCATAAAAAAGTTTGATCCGAGCTGGCAAACTTGGCTTGTAAGTAACGACTTACCAGCGGAGCTTCAAATGCCTATAGCTCTTGCAGAGTTCTTAGGTGGAATATTTCTCATTTCGGGTATATTTACTAGGATCACTGGCGCGATATTTTCCGTAATTCTGTTAGTGCCAATATTTAAGATCAAAGGATTAGACAAGTTTGCAGGAGGATCTTTTACAGGTTAG
- a CDS encoding DUF7482 domain-containing protein — MNAKYYTLLLILPLLTVALTTTSIDADAAKSKGVGTASYGSKNAFKVCGDRLCSEMGTEKSLSQPKSVTSTKQPTSKTTSEDKHSEEMTLRLARASVPATIPMHKGWYNGEPVYYIITDSSEKVHADTITEKQGWKVELAPLLGNTPKEALSKTYIFTNGVKGDGIHGFQGEVFTSTPSQPEAYSALTSHIHVTWNNPAKAQSLNSEDAILKAAADGLVTLTDLPVVINMPQIVWPGGQMKVKQDKKLDDMTPYGDAQVLDIDTKNMKVTFVAHRGWGPDGRTIYYIVTDATPEMPAEMMGVVSSPTSAKLIANSAAVDLFQFMNGIKGSGPMGFQAGIAAGAPGDANYSPMWRIFMIGWKDPASAAVLETIDDINAYKKAGLINVELARPMEKDHIVNCPFIDPFQ; from the coding sequence ATGAATGCAAAATACTACACATTACTGCTGATATTGCCACTGCTCACTGTAGCACTGACAACTACATCGATAGACGCTGATGCTGCAAAATCCAAAGGCGTAGGAACTGCCTCATACGGTTCTAAGAATGCCTTCAAAGTATGTGGCGACAGGCTTTGTTCTGAAATGGGAACAGAAAAATCACTTTCTCAGCCAAAGTCAGTCACATCCACAAAACAACCCACGTCTAAAACTACAAGTGAGGACAAACATTCTGAGGAAATGACTTTGCGTCTTGCACGTGCAAGCGTTCCTGCAACCATACCAATGCATAAAGGATGGTATAATGGTGAACCAGTCTACTACATCATAACTGATTCTAGTGAGAAAGTGCACGCTGATACTATCACCGAAAAACAAGGATGGAAAGTGGAGCTTGCACCACTTCTTGGTAATACTCCAAAGGAGGCACTCTCAAAGACATACATCTTTACCAATGGGGTAAAAGGCGATGGCATACATGGATTCCAAGGCGAGGTATTTACAAGCACCCCGTCACAGCCAGAAGCATATAGTGCCTTAACATCCCACATACACGTCACATGGAACAATCCTGCAAAGGCACAATCGCTGAACTCTGAAGATGCAATACTTAAGGCGGCTGCAGATGGGCTTGTGACTCTCACGGATCTTCCCGTAGTCATAAACATGCCGCAGATAGTATGGCCAGGAGGACAAATGAAGGTAAAGCAGGACAAAAAATTAGACGATATGACGCCATATGGTGATGCGCAGGTGCTAGATATCGATACAAAGAACATGAAGGTCACATTTGTGGCACATAGAGGCTGGGGTCCAGATGGAAGGACCATCTATTACATAGTTACTGATGCCACTCCAGAGATGCCAGCTGAGATGATGGGAGTTGTAAGCTCGCCAACATCTGCAAAGCTAATTGCAAACTCTGCGGCAGTAGATCTGTTCCAATTCATGAATGGAATCAAAGGTTCTGGACCAATGGGCTTTCAGGCAGGTATCGCAGCAGGGGCACCCGGCGATGCAAATTATTCTCCAATGTGGAGAATATTCATGATCGGCTGGAAAGACCCAGCGTCAGCAGCAGTACTTGAGACAATAGACGATATCAATGCATACAAAAAAGCAGGGCTAATCAATGTGGAACTGGCAAGACCAATGGAAAAAGATCACATAGTGAACTGTCCATTTATCGATCCATTCCAATAA
- a CDS encoding PPOX class F420-dependent oxidoreductase yields MSSDKIAKLQDHKYINLETYKKNGQAVRTPVWFVVFDEQIFVMTTKNTGKVKRIRNNQDVKIMPCSMRGEPKGEWVTAKARFANESETQKAIQLRHKKYGFRAKLVGMFVKKDEPIVIAIMI; encoded by the coding sequence GTGAGCTCTGACAAGATTGCCAAGCTACAAGATCACAAATACATTAACTTGGAGACGTACAAGAAAAACGGGCAGGCAGTACGAACGCCAGTCTGGTTTGTAGTCTTTGATGAGCAGATATTCGTAATGACTACAAAGAATACCGGCAAAGTAAAGAGAATACGAAACAACCAAGACGTAAAGATAATGCCCTGCAGCATGAGAGGAGAACCAAAAGGAGAATGGGTTACTGCAAAAGCAAGATTTGCCAACGAGTCTGAAACTCAGAAGGCAATCCAGTTGCGTCACAAAAAGTACGGTTTTAGAGCAAAGCTTGTAGGCATGTTTGTAAAAAAGGACGAGCCAATAGTAATTGCAATCATGATCTGA
- a CDS encoding ArsR/SmtB family transcription factor has translation MEKLVEIKETIKQKAGSASRKPDRDAQRLLLYVFTGTRGGFTRLQILTLLCKRPMNTNNIALETGLDYKAVQHHLCILEKNNLVTKMGQKYGALFCISNYLEANILALDAVLAKLEQQLNRKIVYL, from the coding sequence ATGGAAAAGCTAGTAGAAATCAAGGAGACAATCAAACAAAAGGCAGGTTCGGCTTCTCGCAAACCGGATCGCGATGCACAAAGACTGTTGCTTTACGTATTTACTGGCACGCGTGGAGGCTTTACACGGCTGCAAATTCTGACACTGCTCTGCAAAAGACCTATGAATACTAACAATATTGCCCTTGAGACGGGCCTTGACTACAAGGCAGTTCAGCACCATCTTTGCATCTTGGAAAAAAACAATCTAGTAACAAAGATGGGGCAAAAATATGGTGCATTATTTTGCATTTCAAACTATCTTGAGGCAAACATACTTGCACTTGATGCGGTTCTGGCAAAACTAGAACAACAATTAAACCGCAAAATAGTATATCTGTAG